AAGCgacaccagcagcggcggcgctgtaCGAGGAGGAAGTTGACACCCGAATCAAGTCGACCGGCCCGTGCTAAGCACAGCTCAACACCGCCGGCGACCCCACGAACACAACCGAAACGAAAACAACCACACCACCCAACAGGAAAGAACAAAAGCCATCCCAGGACACCACCAGCAACCGAAAAGGAAAAGacaaaaaagaaaaaaaaaaaaaaaatgtcCTTCTTCCGCATCACCCTCCACCGCTCGGCCATCGGCCTGCCCAAGCGCACccgcggcgtgctggccgccctgggcctgcaccgccgcTCCCAGGTCGTCTTCCACCCGGTCAGCGCCCAGTTCGCCGGCATGATCATGAAGGTCAAGGAGCTGGTGcgcgtcgaggaggtcgaccggGCCATGACCAAGCGCGAGCTGTACGAGTCGCGCCGGCCCGACCCGGGCTTCTACGTCGAGCGGCCTTCGCGCAATAGGGTGGCAGGGGTTGTTGGGTCTGGacctggggctggggctggttCCGGGGCGATAGGGAGTTCCGGTAGTGGCGAAGGGGAGGAGATTAGGTTATGAGGTGGTTTGTGTGGGGGAGGGAGGGCAAGTTGCTGTGTTTGTGTGTGGATGGGAGCTGGAGGTGGTGGGGTGGCAGATCCTTGGAGGTGCTTGAGGGGAGAAGTCGAGTTGCTGGGGGGTGAGATAGACGGATGCTGTTGGCGCTTGTGAGGATCGGGCCCGGCCGGCCTGCTGTATTTGTGTAGACTATTGTATCAGACCAAGCATTTGTGTTTCCATATTCCGGGAAGTCCTATGAGTGGGTGTGAGGGCTTTGCTTGTTTGAGCCGTCATGGCCAACGACATGAAAACGAGTCATTGCGCGCACAGTCACTCAGCCAGCCCTGATTCTTGATGAAATAAGTGTGATTCCGCAACCTGCCATGTCCATACCCGAAAAGAGAGATAATCTAGATAAACAAGGGAAACCCGCAATCCATCTCGTGCCGGCGCTTTTCGTCTTCCATGACCCCATAGGGCCGGACGGACAATGCGCGTGAATGAAGGCACAATCTCAAATCCAGCCATGTATTCCCCGCTGGATATCCCAATGACCAAAGAACAACACAACTGGGCCGAC
The nucleotide sequence above comes from Thermothielavioides terrestris NRRL 8126 chromosome 6, complete sequence. Encoded proteins:
- a CDS encoding mitochondrial 54S ribosomal protein YmL33, encoding MSFFRITLHRSAIGLPKRTRGVLAALGLHRRSQVVFHPVSAQFAGMIMKVKELVRVEEVDRAMTKRELYESRRPDPGFYVERPSRNRVAGVVGSGPGAGAGSGAIGSSGSGEGEEIRL